aaaagtttaatagaagaaacaacgtttaatgtttttaaattgcaTGAGACAAAGCAATGTTCTCAAATCAACAAGGCATCTTCTAAGCCAGGCTGCAAATGTGTAATGGACCAATGGAAAAATTCTTACTCACATGAGTAAACGTATAAAACTAACCCTCCGTGTGAATGGTAAACCATGTTACACAGATAAAGCAGCCAAGATAACAGAGAAGGAATTGTACTGTGTGTGTGAGAAAATATTCACATGATAGGTGGTGCTTAGGAACCAAGCAACTGGCGGATGCACAGAAGAAAATGGTAGAGAAAAATGTcagaaaaacaaagacaaatgaaaaaaagaaaataataataaacacTTGAATGAATTTACGGATGTACGTTCCAGTGAATGAATGAGTTTACGGAAAAGAATTGGGTTGGTTTCGCCTCCCTTTTCCCTCCCTCTTTTTCTCCACAGTGAAAAGataagattttaaaaaaatttaacattCAGTTTAAGGAAGCAAACACTTTTGATAGATGGTTTGAAGGCCGCACATAGTTTGAAGACAAAGAGACGAAGTTCAGTTGAGTTTGAGATTTCATAAAATGgattgtttcaaaaaataaaaacaaatttttttttctgttctGTGTCCTAATAGACATTAGCAATACTATAAACAAAGCCACCACATATTATAACATGGATGAAGAATTCACAAATCAGcatggaaaaaaattcacgGATCAGTTGCATAAATAAAGCTTGCATAACTCATCGACAAAACATTGGATAAATAGACTAAGATAGATACACAAGATAATAAtacataaataaattacagTGAACCAAATTTTAGAGAGGGGGTAAAACGTCAAAAGGTTTTGTTACACCAATTgacaaatgaaaatgaaacgAGATCCATGGATCACTAATAGAGGAACATTTTGTTTCTCCATTAATCCTCCTTTAATGATGCATCGTCATCCACAATATCCCAATGACTACCATCTAATCGAGGAAAAAAGCGGCCGACTTTATCTTGATACACTCGATATAACGGATATTTTTCACAGGACATCTTTTCGGTAAGTCTGGTCGAGCCTTGAAAAACGCCCACTAGTCCAAGCCATGCAAAAATCGTCCAATTCAATAGTGATTCTGAAGCGATCGCTCCAAATAGATAAAATGAAAGCCAAATAAGTTGTTCTGCTAAAAAGTTGGGATGGCGACTCCATCGGAAGAGCCCTGTAGCATTGAAACCACGTCCAAGCGACAACAAGTCATACTTAAACCGAGGTGGCACGGTTTTGTCGACATTGTAATGATTTCGCGCTTCATAGTAATCCCATTGCTGTTGGTCGGCTAGCATTTCTAGCACAAACATAAACATGAAAAGCTCGAGTGCTATCCAATCCCATGCTCCAAATGCTCGTTCGTTTCCAGCCAACATGGCAATATACGTGGGAGATGCAAGCAAATATAGGTGGAGCACTTGAAAGATATGAATGTAAAAATAGTGGAATAATGGATATATCCATTTAGGCATGATTTGGCGAACTCTCACCCAACGATAGTCCTCTGCTCCTCGATTATAACCTCCTTTACGGTAATAATTGTAAGTAAGACGCGCGGACCATAGAGTCTGCAAAAATGCCATAATCATTAATCTTCGCGAAGCAATGTTGTATCCCAAACCATAAAACAGAAAATGCAAGGAAAAAGCCGTTGGCAGAATTGGCCATAGCCGATCCACTTGCGATGTATTTTTCGTCCAAACAGACACTCCCCAAAGCACATTTCCCAAAATAAATGAGAGAAGTAGTCCTACAACAAATGGATTCgtattataataaaaatctgCAAAATTCAACTTTCCAGTAAACAGTAACTTCAAATTGCTCAGTTGATACAGGTAAGGAGATACTGCAACTTTCCATTTTGCGGCATCAGATGCCGAATAAATAATTGGCATGGTGGATGCCAAAGTCATAGTGCTCgtttgaaaaagaacaatGGGAATGTCAGAAAGTTGGCTTTCTATAGCTCCACGAAATCCTCTGTCTCATTGTGACGTTAGCTTCTGGAATAAGAAGGATTAGTGAAATCCAAGGAGCCTGcgttttccaaaaaataaaataaaataaatttcaaaacaaaagagaGAGAAAACCTCAAGGCCATTAAGACATGAGTTGATAAAAAGAGAGGGTGTAGAATGTATGTCCTTATGTTAAAAAGTGACTTTTTAGAAGGAAAAACCAAATTACCATCTGTCAACATTATTTTGCGAAACAGGGAgtcaataaatttaaagcCAAAATTAAGAGACAAATGCCAAGCAATAtaaacttttctttcattaacATTTGCGAATCAATGCCTCGTGATTTACATGAAATGATCTAGAAATTAAAGCaaacttcaaaattgtaaattaaacCAAAAGATGCATCCTtctgtttattttaataaattagcCATTTTTTCGGGAGATAACTGTTCATGACAAAATCGAGCATAACCGTCGTATTGTATCCCGGGTAGGCACCTCTGTTTTTGATGCTCCAACATTACATCTTTGGCAGTTTGCTTCATGTTTagtttttgtaaaatattacTTTCTTGCAACTCAAAATCTTCGGTAAAAATTACCTGCCAGCTTGTGTGCTTTGCACATCTTCGCTTCTCTGTAAAGCAGGTGGACTCAGGAGAAGGATCTATACTCATGTCAAGAGATAGCGGTGCTCcatttgaaactttttccCACAATTCATTCATTTGTTGTTGATTGAATAAAAGTCGAGAATCGAATCCACACAGATCTTTCTTAATACcttctctttctttgtaAGCAAGAACCGCTCTCCGCGAAGAATCTTTGATCAActgaagaaatatttttttgttagaTGCTActtctttctctttatttaattgcACAATTTCTGCGTTCAGCCTATTGGCCTcctcaatttcaaaattgtaCACAACTTCAGGAGGAACTTGGCTTGGCAATGTCGGTCCCACCGTAcccaaattttgaaattcttcccttttttttgcaaacaatacaagattttttatagcAGAAGGTTCAACCGTACTCAGCTTTACTTTTTCTCGAAAAAAATCGACTCCATGTTTATCACTACAATAGTTGGAATTAGGTCTTGTGGGATTCGAGCATTCTCGTAACCggcattttcttttccaagTAGTTATACCCTTTCCTTCTTCTGTGCATTTAGGACAAAAGTACTGTACAGTTAAATCATTATAAGATTCAGGTATATTAACGCAAGTGCCATGAAACCAATCTTCGCAACCATCACATCCTAACATCCATGATCCATCATCAGGCTTTTGGCATATACAATACAATGGTCTTTGATGATCGGCTGTAGACAGATTGAGTTGGCTATTCGCATTTCCTCGGTGTTTTCGTGGACCCCTTCTATGAGCTGATACGGGTGGTTTTTTGGGTATTGTAGGCTGTTGAATGACTTGCATTTCTATGTCTGTTTCCGTTGAGGAAGAATCAACGTGACCGTTGACTTCTTCAACCTCCATTTTAACAGATTTATTGAGAATTACGT
Above is a genomic segment from Schizosaccharomyces pombe strain 972h- genome assembly, chromosome: III containing:
- the spf1 gene encoding Set1C PHD finger subunit Spf1, with amino-acid sequence MELTQENTEENEKTHVESIVKFEDSNRGTITDFHIETANNEEEKDANVILNKSVKMEVEEVNGHVDSSSTETDIEMQVIQQPTIPKKPPVSAHRRGPRKHRGNANSQLNLSTADHQRPLYCICQKPDDGSWMLGCDGCEDWFHGTCVNIPESYNDLTVQYFCPKCTEEGKGITTWKRKCRLRECSNPTRPNSNYCSDKHGVDFFREKVKLSTVEPSAIKNLVLFAKKREEFQNLGTVGPTLPSQVPPEVVYNFEIEEANRLNAEIVQLNKEKEVASNKKIFLQLIKDSSRRAVLAYKEREGIKKDLCGFDSRLLFNQQQMNELWEKVSNGAPLSLDMSIDPSPESTCFTEKRRCAKHTSWQVIFTEDFELQESNILQKLNMKQTAKDVMLEHQKQRCLPGIQYDGYARFCHEQLSPEKMANLLK
- a CDS encoding steroid oxidoreductase superfamily protein encodes the protein MTLASTMPIIYSASDAAKWKVAVSPYLYQLSNLKLLFTGKLNFADFYYNTNPFVVGLLLSFILGNVLWGVSVWTKNTSQVDRLWPILPTAFSLHFLFYGLGYNIASRRLMIMAFLQTLWSARLTYNYYRKGGYNRGAEDYRWVRVRQIMPKWIYPLFHYFYIHIFQVLHLYLLASPTYIAMLAGNERAFGAWDWIALELFMFMFVLEMLADQQQWDYYEARNHYNVDKTVPPRFKYDLLSLGRGFNATGLFRWSRHPNFLAEQLIWLSFYLFGAIASESLLNWTIFAWLGLVGVFQGSTRLTEKMSCEKYPLYRVYQDKVGRFFPRLDGSHWDIVDDDASLKED